A single genomic interval of Oryza sativa Japonica Group chromosome 7, ASM3414082v1 harbors:
- the LOC4343472 gene encoding F-box protein At5g49610: MEDLPMGRRNPAASLTDDLVVEILRRLPVRSVCRFKRVCRSWRNLIADREHRKKLPQTLSGFFYKSISGERCPCSAHHFTNVSGKGVPLIYPSFSFLPQCDTVVPLDCCNGLLLCRCFQPGPNNSDDEIEPFHYAVCNPATKEWVMLPDADWANGETRIACLCFDPAISSHFHVLEYVEAEYEDVTGVEIYSSETGLWTLHVSGWGDDVFLRHWANPRSVFLNGFLHSATCAAEIAVVDMEGKKWRTIAMPEPEGDTGIIHQTQGRLCAFNVDPDDIFKLSIWILEDYDTDNWILKHTVSSLRLFGGKKYQFGFDYQIIVVHPECNLIFFVYGWDKTLMAYEMDRKEVRVIRNLGHDSSDPYLPYVPLFYESFADGR; this comes from the coding sequence ATGGAGGATCTCCCCATGGGGCGGCGGAACCCGGCGGCCAGCCTCACCGACGACCTCGTCGTCGagatcctccgccgcctccccgtccGCTCCGTGTGCCGCTTCAAGCGCGTCTGCCGGTCCTGGCGCAACCTCATCGCCGACCGTGAGCACCGCAAGAAGCTGCCGCAGACGCTGTCCGGCTTCTTCTACAAAAGCATCAGCGGCGAGCGCTGCCCTTGCTCGGCGCACCACTTCACCAACGTCTCCGGGAAAGGGGTGCCTCTCATCTACCCGTCATTCTCCTTCCTGCCCCAGTGCGACACGGTCGTCCCCTTGGACTGCTGCAatggcctcctcctctgccgctGCTTCCAGCCCGGGCCTAACAACAGCGATGATGAGATTGAGCCGTTCCATTATGCCGTGTGCAATCCTGCGACCAAGGAATGGGTGATGTTGCCGGATGCCGACTGGGCTAATGGCGAGACCCGCATTGCCTGCCTGTGTTTCGACCCAGCAATCTCCTCGCATTTCCATGTTCTTGAGTATGTGGAGGCTGAATATGAAGATGTCACGGGGGTTGAGATCTACTCTTCCGAAACTGGGTTGTGGACTCTTCATGTGAGTGGATGGGGCGATGATGTGTTTCTAAGGCATTGGGCCAATCCGAGAAGTGTTTTCCTTAATGGTTTTCTGCATTCTGCTACGTGTGCTGCTGAGATTGCGGTGGTTGACATGGAGGGGAAGAAATGGAGGACCATTGCTATGCCGGAGCCTGAAGGTGATACTGGCATAATTCATCAAACTCAGGGTCGCCTATGTGCTTTTAATGTTGATCCAGATGACATCTTCAAACTGTCAATTTGGATTCTTGAAGATTATGATACAGATAATTGGATATTAAAGCACACCGTTAGCTCCTTGAGGCTGTTTGGAGGGAAGAAATATCAGTTTGGATTTGACTACCAAATAATTGTGGTTCATCCAGAATGTAATTTGATATTCTTTGTTTATGGATGGGACAAAACGTTGATGGCATATGAAATGGATCGCAAGGAAGTGCGTGTTATACGCAATCTTGGACATGACTCCTCGGATCCATATCTACCGTATGTTCCACTCTTTTATGAGTCATTTGCAGATGGGCGCTAA